The following are encoded together in the Triticum dicoccoides isolate Atlit2015 ecotype Zavitan chromosome 6B, WEW_v2.0, whole genome shotgun sequence genome:
- the LOC119324200 gene encoding uncharacterized protein LOC119324200 — MSPRSRKTAFKQSKFAPVGCLRTYCWYKEVRRAQRAVDKTLYALMKVFDGMERQVDYQSRDPDIVEWEKVAPFGGRVFRGDRSSQDYTESWTCLCTAENGPSRRRLFDIPALQCRSCGREAELDFDFVYDDTLLNGNPAIRMIRNQIGGHCASYAWTAGAEIDQTIEVSLEGQMDVKLKPLIAQDLVKRHERFRKRICRAKGRLKHFNFEVSDDVFNMDALKLVGALVKVYGIKQEGTKKRHEIGKRHKIDGCTVLDKNNFAEICTAIADGPVIATFRPGKDCNDLVCGQVYKAADTEKFLAGNYEDLHHAVVLVGAGRIKRKKYFHFLNSWGEKFCMKVSANGIIFRGGIGMIRAKDLSSDPIHLRRRAKI, encoded by the exons ATGTCTCCACGAAGCAGGAAAACAGCATTCAAGCAATCTAAGTTTGCTCCAGTTGGTTGCTTGAGAACATATTGCTGGTACAAAGAAGTTAGAAGAGCGCAACGCGCGGTGGACAAAACATTGTATGCATTGATGAAAGTGTTCGATGGAATGGAAAGGCAAGTAGACTATCAGTCCCGTGACCCAGATATTGTAGAATGGGAGAAGGTTGCACCATTTGGAGGCAGGGTGTTCAGGGGAGACAGGAGCTCTCAGGACTACACAGAATCTTGGACCTGCTTGTGTACTGCAGAAAATGGACCCTCAAGGCGTCGATTATTTGACATCCCTGCGCTTCAATGCCGTTCCTGTGGTAGAGAG GCTGAATTGGATTTTGATTTTGTGTACGATGACACACTGCTCAATGGTAATCCCGCAATTAGGATGATAAGGAACCAAATTGGTG GACATTGTGCTTCCTATGCTTGGACAGCTGGAGCTGAAATTGATCAAACGATTGAGGTTTCGTTGGaggggcaaatggatgtcaaactaAAGCCTCTTATTGCTCAGGATCTTGTAAAGAGACATGAGAGATTTAGAAAAAGGATATGTCGAGCCAAAGGTAGATTGAAGCACTTCAATTTTGAAGTTTCTGATGATGTGTTTAACATGGATGCATTGAAATTGGTGGGTGCTTTGGTAAAAGTTTATGGAATAAAACAAGAG GGTACTAAGAAAAGACACGAGATTGGGAAAAGACACAAGATTGATGGTTGCACAGTGCTTGACAAGAACAATTTTGCTGAAATCTGTACAGCCATTGCAGATGGCCCTGTTATTGCTACTTTCAGGCCTGGCAAGGACTGCAACGATTTAGTATGTGGGCAGGTGTACAAAGCCGCTGATACTGAAAAGTTTCTCGCTGGGAATTATGAGGATTTGCACCATGCGGTTGTTCTGGTGGGGGCTGGAAGAATTAAAAGAAAGAAATATTTCCATTTCTTAAATTCTTGGGGAGAAAAATTTTGCATGAAAGTTTCGGCAAATGGGATTATTTTCCGTGGAGGAATTGGTATGATCAGAGCTAAAGATCTTAGTAGTGACCCTATACACCTTAGGAGGAGAGCAAAG ATTTAG